One Campylobacter concisus DNA window includes the following coding sequences:
- a CDS encoding cation:dicarboxylate symporter family transporter: MESTKTQKSLFVRLFTNLAIWVVIGIVGGVIVGMVAPELGIASKPGIDYFIKALKILIGPIIFLTIVSGIVGLESLKDLGTIGLKAFIYFEIVSTLALAVGIIFGETLRPGHGMNLDYTQLDASSVAKFTSQAGNMDANSGFLAHTLHLLRGAVPVDDIFPYVHILDPFIKSNTLQVLFMAIVVAIVLSLLAHDKKQACLKPLEFIQHYVLKLLTWLMLFSPVAAFSAMAYLIGKFGIGTLLGMMELLVVMALASCFFIFVVLGVICYFAKVNVFKFMRFISKEVLVVFATSSSETALAPLMQKLEAAGINRGAVGLIIPTGYSFNLDCTNIYLSLSVIFLAQAFNIPLSFEHLISILIVLMITSKGAVGVTGSGFVVLAGTLSALPSTGIPVVTVAVLLGVDKFMSEMRAVGNLCGNAVGCMIVSIWDKKVDMEKFRYALDHPDEFHFHS; this comes from the coding sequence ATGGAGAGTACAAAAACGCAAAAAAGTCTCTTTGTGAGACTATTTACCAATCTCGCCATTTGGGTTGTGATAGGTATAGTTGGCGGTGTTATCGTCGGTATGGTCGCACCTGAGCTTGGCATAGCGAGCAAGCCAGGTATTGATTATTTTATAAAAGCCCTTAAAATTTTAATCGGCCCTATCATCTTTTTAACAATCGTCTCAGGCATCGTCGGACTTGAGAGCTTAAAAGATCTTGGCACCATCGGACTTAAGGCGTTTATCTACTTTGAGATAGTTAGTACGCTCGCTCTTGCTGTTGGTATCATCTTTGGCGAGACGCTTCGTCCAGGACACGGCATGAACCTTGACTACACTCAGCTTGACGCCTCGAGCGTGGCTAAATTTACATCTCAAGCTGGCAACATGGACGCAAATAGCGGCTTTTTAGCGCACACACTTCATCTTTTAAGAGGCGCTGTGCCAGTAGATGACATCTTCCCTTATGTGCATATACTTGATCCATTTATAAAGTCAAACACACTTCAAGTGCTTTTCATGGCGATAGTCGTTGCCATCGTGCTTTCACTACTAGCGCATGATAAAAAGCAAGCTTGTCTAAAACCGCTTGAATTTATCCAGCACTACGTCTTAAAGCTACTTACTTGGCTTATGCTATTTAGTCCAGTGGCTGCCTTTTCGGCGATGGCTTATTTGATCGGTAAATTTGGCATCGGAACGCTTCTTGGTATGATGGAGCTTCTTGTTGTTATGGCACTTGCGAGCTGCTTTTTCATCTTTGTCGTGCTTGGCGTCATTTGCTACTTTGCCAAGGTCAATGTCTTTAAATTTATGCGCTTTATCTCAAAAGAGGTCTTGGTCGTTTTTGCGACAAGCTCGAGCGAAACAGCTCTTGCGCCACTTATGCAAAAGCTAGAAGCAGCTGGCATAAATAGAGGCGCAGTTGGCCTTATCATCCCGACTGGCTACTCATTTAATCTTGACTGCACCAACATCTATCTAAGCTTAAGCGTTATCTTCTTAGCTCAAGCATTTAATATCCCGCTAAGTTTTGAACACCTAATAAGCATACTAATCGTGCTAATGATCACAAGTAAAGGCGCGGTTGGCGTTACAGGATCTGGCTTTGTCGTCCTTGCTGGCACACTAAGCGCACTTCCAAGCACTGGCATACCAGTCGTCACCGTGGCTGTGCTACTTGGCGTTGATAAATTTATGTCAGAGATGCGTGCTGTTGGTAACCTTTGCGGTAATGCCGTTGGCTGCATGATCGTATCTATCTGGGACAAAAAGGTAGATATGGAGAAATTTAGATACGCGCTAGATCATCCAGACGAATTTCACTTCCACTCATAA
- a CDS encoding heavy-metal-associated domain-containing protein, whose product MKTFEVNNVHCQNCANTIKNALEDDFGEIKVDLSKEPRQVSLDIKDGDVEKFKSEMADLGFDVIKEL is encoded by the coding sequence ATGAAAACATTTGAGGTAAATAACGTGCATTGCCAAAACTGCGCAAATACTATAAAAAACGCACTTGAAGATGACTTTGGCGAGATAAAAGTCGATCTTAGCAAAGAGCCAAGGCAAGTAAGCCTTGATATAAAAGATGGCGATGTAGAGAAATTTAAATCAGAAATGGCTGATCTGGGATTTGACGTTATAAAGGAGCTTTGA
- a CDS encoding peptidylprolyl isomerase, whose amino-acid sequence MRFDELKVYDINLDELKKDKFAVLKTEKGDIKLELFAEDAPQAVANFVHLIKTGFYNGLNFHRVIPNFVIQGGCPNGTGTGGPGWRIKCECDNQKVKHERGSLSMAHAGRDTGGSQFFICHSKQPHLDGVHTVFGKCADDESLKVLDAIRQGDKILSAEIKESL is encoded by the coding sequence ATGCGTTTTGATGAGTTAAAAGTTTATGATATAAATTTAGACGAACTAAAAAAAGATAAATTTGCGGTTTTAAAGACAGAAAAAGGCGATATCAAACTTGAGCTTTTTGCCGAGGATGCACCGCAAGCTGTTGCAAATTTTGTCCATTTGATAAAAACAGGCTTTTATAATGGCCTAAATTTCCACAGAGTTATACCAAATTTCGTCATCCAAGGCGGCTGCCCAAATGGCACAGGCACAGGCGGTCCTGGCTGGAGGATAAAATGCGAATGCGACAACCAAAAGGTAAAACACGAGCGTGGTAGCCTTAGCATGGCTCATGCGGGTCGCGACACTGGCGGATCGCAGTTTTTCATCTGCCACAGCAAGCAACCTCATCTTGACGGCGTGCATACAGTCTTTGGAAAGTGCGCTGACGATGAGAGCTTAAAGGTACTTGATGCTATCAGGCAAGGCGACAAGATCCTCTCAGCAGAGATCAAAGAGAGCCTATAA
- a CDS encoding GNAT family N-acetyltransferase: MIKNAQKQDAKICIKLLNLAMEDIAYKLSGYDDPAKSDEILEKFFQSETNRLSYKNVYIYRRDEQIIAAMCAYFGGDAWQFDREISQHLKALGKDAKVEKECFDDEFYIDSIAVDEKFRGQGFAKELILHSFAKAKELGHKKVSLIVDVNKPKVRKFYESLGFKFNTKKIINLHEYDHMIKEII; this comes from the coding sequence ATGATAAAAAATGCTCAAAAACAAGATGCAAAAATCTGCATAAAACTACTAAATTTAGCGATGGAGGATATCGCCTACAAGCTAAGTGGATACGACGATCCAGCAAAAAGCGATGAAATTTTAGAGAAATTTTTTCAAAGCGAGACAAACAGACTTAGCTATAAAAATGTTTATATCTATAGGCGTGACGAGCAGATCATCGCTGCTATGTGTGCTTATTTTGGTGGCGACGCGTGGCAGTTTGATAGAGAAATTTCTCAGCATCTAAAGGCACTTGGCAAAGACGCCAAGGTAGAAAAAGAGTGCTTTGACGATGAGTTTTATATAGATAGCATCGCTGTGGATGAGAAATTTAGAGGCCAAGGTTTTGCAAAAGAGCTTATCTTGCACTCATTTGCCAAAGCAAAAGAGCTAGGACATAAAAAGGTTTCGCTGATAGTTGATGTAAATAAGCCAAAAGTTCGTAAATTTTACGAGAGCCTTGGCTTTAAATTTAACACCAAAAAGATCATAAATTTACACGAATACGACCACATGATAAAGGAGATAATATGA
- a CDS encoding aspartate/glutamate racemase family protein, producing MKTLGIIGGMGPLATADLYKKIIDITPATCDQEHLHIVIDSYAQIEDRTKFIMGEGESPLPKLIQSAKLLKNAGCEAMLMACNTAHYFAPSIEKEAGVKILHIAKVTVDALQKKYPHAKNIAVIATSGTKKAGVYDQILKERGLKSVDFSKETQDVIMECIYKGVKAGKLEEYVPVFYEVLSNIEADVYIAGCTEIPMFLPFISSEYKFIDATFELAKAGVEFGLEKRVF from the coding sequence ATGAAGACATTAGGCATCATAGGCGGCATGGGACCACTCGCCACGGCTGATTTATACAAGAAGATCATCGATATAACCCCAGCAACTTGCGATCAAGAGCACCTACACATCGTTATCGACTCATACGCTCAGATAGAAGATAGGACAAAATTTATCATGGGCGAGGGAGAAAGTCCGCTTCCAAAGCTAATTCAAAGTGCTAAACTTTTAAAAAATGCAGGATGCGAGGCGATGCTAATGGCTTGTAACACAGCTCACTATTTTGCCCCAAGCATCGAAAAAGAGGCTGGAGTGAAAATTTTGCACATTGCAAAAGTTACAGTAGATGCCTTGCAAAAGAAATATCCACACGCTAAAAATATCGCTGTCATCGCAACAAGTGGCACAAAAAAGGCTGGCGTTTATGATCAAATTTTAAAAGAGCGCGGGCTAAAAAGTGTGGATTTTAGCAAAGAGACGCAAGATGTCATTATGGAGTGCATCTACAAGGGCGTCAAAGCTGGCAAGCTAGAAGAGTATGTGCCGGTATTTTATGAAGTGCTTTCAAACATTGAAGCTGACGTTTATATCGCAGGCTGCACCGAGATACCGATGTTTTTACCATTTATCAGCAGCGAGTATAAATTTATAGATGCGACATTTGAGCTAGCAAAAGCTGGCGTAGAATTTGGACTAGAAAAGAGAGTATTTTGA
- a CDS encoding YebC/PmpR family DNA-binding transcriptional regulator — translation MGRAFEYRRAAKEARWDKMSKVFPKLAKAITVAAKDGGCDPDMNPKLRAAIAAAKAENMPKDNIDAAIKRANGKDSADIKTIFYDGKAAHGVQIIVECATDNPTRTVANVKAIFSKNGGEILPSGSLSFMFTRKSVFELEKPSADIEEIELELIDYGLSDIEEDENALFVYGDYANFGTLHEGIEKLNLVVKKASLQYLPNQTVSLDEEQMLEVERLLDKLEDDDDVQAVYTNIE, via the coding sequence ATGGGACGAGCATTTGAGTACCGAAGAGCAGCAAAAGAAGCTAGATGGGATAAGATGAGCAAGGTATTTCCAAAACTTGCAAAGGCTATAACAGTAGCGGCAAAAGATGGCGGATGTGATCCAGATATGAACCCAAAACTTCGTGCAGCCATCGCAGCAGCAAAAGCTGAAAATATGCCAAAAGATAACATCGATGCGGCTATAAAAAGAGCAAATGGCAAAGATAGCGCAGATATCAAGACTATCTTTTATGACGGCAAAGCAGCTCACGGCGTGCAAATCATCGTTGAGTGCGCTACTGACAACCCAACAAGGACAGTTGCAAATGTAAAAGCGATATTTAGCAAAAATGGCGGAGAAATTTTGCCAAGTGGCAGCCTTAGCTTTATGTTTACAAGAAAGAGCGTTTTTGAGCTTGAAAAGCCAAGTGCTGATATAGAAGAGATCGAGCTTGAGCTGATTGATTATGGACTAAGTGACATTGAAGAAGATGAAAACGCACTATTTGTTTATGGCGATTACGCAAATTTTGGCACACTTCATGAAGGCATAGAGAAGCTAAATTTAGTAGTTAAAAAAGCTTCACTTCAGTATTTACCAAATCAAACCGTGAGCCTAGATGAAGAGCAAATGCTTGAGGTCGAGAGGCTTCTTGACAAGCTAGAAGACGACGATGACGTCCAAGCAGTTTATACAAATATCGAGTAA